The DNA segment CTAGAACAACAGCAGCGTGAAGGCTGGGGTACCAAGGTCATCGATCGCTTGGCCCGCGATCTCAAGCAGGAGTTTCCCACCTTGGGCGGCTTTTCCGCCCGTAATCTCAAGTACATGCGGGCCTTTGCGGAGGCTTATCCTGATCCAGCATTTGTGCAGCGCTGCGTTGCACAAATTCCTTGGCGGCATAACCTGGTCTTGCTAGACAAGCTCAAGCAATCCGAGGAGCGGGCGTGGTATGCCCAGCAGTCCCTAGAAAATGGCTGGAGTCGCGATGTGCTGGCTTTACAGATCGAGAGCAACCTCTACCGTCGCCAGGGGAATGCGGTGACAAATTTCGATCGCACGTTGCCGCAACCGCAGTCCGATCTCGCCCAGCAGTTGATTAAAGATCCCTATCATTTGGAATTCTTAACGCTGGGGAAAGAGGCCCAGGAACGGGATCTCGAAGCAGCACTCATTACCCATATCCGCGATTTTTTGTTGGAACTGGGGGTTGGATTCGCCTTTGTGGGGAGCCAGTACCGCCTAGAGGTCGCTGGGGAAGAGTTTTTTGTCGATTTGCTGTTCTATCACCTCAAACTCCGGTGTTATGTGGCGATCGAACTCAAGATGACGGCATTCAAACCCGAGTACTCTGGCAAGATGAATTTCTATGTGGCGGCGATCGATGATTTGCTACGGCACCCCAGCGACAATCCGACGATCGGCATCATCCTATGTCGAGATAAAAATAAGACGATCGCCGAATATGCCCTTAGAAATGTCAATTCACCCATCGCAATTTCCACCCATCGCTTACCGAAACAATTGGAAGACCAACTCCCCACGATCGAGCAATTAGAAATGGAGATTAACACGGTCCTTTCCGATCTGGTCGAGCAAGTCGAGCAAGTCGAGCAAGCAGAGCGCCCATAACGGTGCAGTCGATAGCCCATACCTGGGCCACTGAGCAAGGAGCTCGATCGGACATTTCAGCCATCACTTTATGGCTCCCTGTTGATTGCGGCTAAAAATAGGGAAACATGGCAGTACATCCCATAGATTTCTTCAGCCAGTTACTGAGCATATCCTATGACCTTCCGCTTCCGATCCCAATCGCTGTGGCTATCTGCCTGCTTCGGTCTGCTGGGCGTCAGCACCACACTCCTGCCGACGCCTGCGTTCGCTTCCACTTCCTTGCCCAGCAATGCGCTCACGGTAGGTTCGACGGAAATGTCTGGATTAGCTCAGGGCCGCGATCGCTACCGTGCGGGCCAATTTTCTGAAGCTATTCTGGCCTGGAAAGCCGCTGCACAACAATATCAAACCGCTGGCGATCGCCTCAACCAAGCCCTAGCCTTAAGCTATGTCTCCCTGGGCTATCAAGAACTCAGCCAATGGAAAGAAGCAGACATTGCCATCCAAGAAAGCTTAAACCTCCTCAAAGCAGCCACTCCCGCCGCCGATGCCATTCTTTGGGCCCAAAGTCTGAATACCCAAGCCAAGTTGCTCCTGTCCACAGGCAAAGCCCAGGCAGCCTTAGACACTTGGCAACAATCCCAGAAGTACTATGAACAGGCGGGCGATCGGGTGGGAAGTATTGGGAGTCAGATTAACCAAGCCCAAGCCCTGCAAACGTTGGGCTTTTATCGCCGGTCTAGACAGCAATTGGAAGCCCTGAATCAGATGCTCAAGGCCATGCCCGACTCAGACATTAAGGTGAGTGGGCTACGATCGTTGGGATCGGCGCTGCACATGATTGGGGCCAATGCAGACAGCCAAAAGGTATTGGAACAGGCATTAGAGATTGCCCGAAAACTGAATCTCACAACAGAGGTCAGCGATTTACTGCAAAACTTGGGGCGGGCAACCGCTGATCTCGGCAATCCAGATGAAGCCCTCCTCTACTTTGAAGAAGCTGACAAAGTGGCGACCGCCCCCCTCGATCGACTCCAGTCCCGCCTCCAACGGTTTAAGCTGTTTGCAGACTACGGCTTGACCGATGAAGCTGCTCCCCTGGCTCCCCAAATTTTGGAACAAATCCAGCAACTGCCCGCCAGCCGCACCTCCCTCTACACCGCCATTAACTTTGCGGCTATGCTGAACCGCTTTGAGAATCCAGCTCAGGCGGTTTCTATCCCGGCCATTAGCCAACTTCTGGAAAAAACCGTGCGATCGGCCCAGCAGCTTCAAGACTCGCAAGCCGAAGCCCATGCCCTGAACCAGTGGAGCCAATGGTATCAACGGACAAAACAGTGGAACGAAGCCAAAACCCTGAGCCAACGCTCCCTGCAACTCGCCCGTCAAATTCAAGCAGACGATATTATTGCCCAATCCACCTGGCAATTGGGTAAATTGCATCGGATTCAAGGCGATCGATTGGAGGCGATCGCCCACTACACCGAAGCGGTTAAAGCCTTGCAGGCCATGCGCGGCGATTTGGTGGCGGTGAATCCGGACATGCAGTTTTCCTTCCGAGAAAGTGTGGAACCCGTTTACCGAGAATTGGTCGCCCTCTTATTGGATGGACAACCCAGTCAAGCCAATTTAGTCCAAGCTCGCGATTTGATTGAATCCCTTCAGGTGGCAGAGCTCGACAACTTCTTCCGAGAAGCTTGTTTAGACAAAACCCAGCAAATCGATCAAATCGATCCCACGGCTACAGTGGTCTATCCGATCATCCTGCCCGATCGCTTGGCCATCATTCATTCCACCGCAGGACAGCCCCTCCGTTACTATTCCACTCCCAAGCCTCAAGCAGACGTTGAACAAACGCTAACGGAAATGCTGGCTGCCCTGAGTCCAGTCTCTAACATCAAGGATCGAAATCGCCTTTCTAAGCAACTCTATGATTGGCTAATTCGTCCAGCGGAAGAAGCCCAAGCCCTGAAAAATACCAAGACGTTGGTGTTTGTCTTAGATGGTCGATTACGGAACATTCCCATGGCCGCCCTCTACGATGGCAAACAATACCTGGTTGAAAAGTATGCCGTTACCCTGTCACCGGGGCTGCAATTGATGGCGTCCCAATCACTGAACTCTAACCAAATTGATGCCATTGTAGGGGGTATTAGCGAAGCGCGATCGGGCTATGCGGCTCTACCCGGTGTGGAAGCAGAAGTGAAGAAAATTTCCAAAACCGTACCCGCTGCAACGCTATTTAACCAAGAGTTCACAGGCTCCGCCCTAGCCCAAGAGGTTAACAATAGCCAAGCCAATGTCGTGCACCTAGCCACCCATGGACAATTCAGCTCGCGGATGGAAGATACGTTCCTGTTGACCTGGGATGGTCAGGTTAACGTGAAAGAACTCTCAGAATTGCTGAAAAAACGCCAAGGGGATACGACGAAACCGATCGAACTGTTGGTACTCAGTGCTTGTGATACAGCGACGGGAGACGATCGTGCCGTACTTGGGCTCGCAGGCTTAGCCGTCAAATCGGGTGCGCGATCGACGATCGCGTCCCTCTGGCCGGTCAAAGACAACGCCGCCTCTCAACTGATGACTAGCTTTTATCAGCAACTCCGCCAACCGGGGATCTCAAAAGCAGAAGCTTTGCGACAAGCCCAAATCGAACTGATTCAGAAAACAGACTTTCGAGATCCCTTCTTCTGGTCAGCCTTTGTTCTCGTTGGAAATTGGCAATAAAGATCCCCAAAAGCAACTTAGAGATCCCAAAAACTAAGAAATTTGCGTTGCCGCTGCAAAATTCCGTGAAGTCTCGGCAGACGAAACGCAGGGAACTTGCCTAGGATGCAGTTAGGCCCCAATTTGACGATTCTAGAATCTACCTCAAATTTTCACCAAGTTAGGTGTAAAGACCATGAAACATCCTACTTTCGCCGGTACGCTCAGTATTTTTGCTGTGATCACTAGCTGCCTCCTCCCTTCCAGTGCTCACGCGCTGACCTTCACACCACCGGCCAACAACACCGCACCTCGACAGTCTACTGGGGGAGCCTCGCGCGGAGCATTTAAATTTGTGCCACCGAGCAACAATAGTGCACCTCGACAGTCTACTGGGGGAGCTTCCCGTGGGCAATTCTTTAGCGGCAATGGTGCACCCAAAGTTGCCACTGGAGGAGCGTCTCGTGGCCAGTTCTTCAGTGGTAAGGGCGCTCCCAGAATGGCCAC comes from the Alkalinema sp. FACHB-956 genome and includes:
- a CDS encoding PDDEXK nuclease domain-containing protein, which encodes MSDRSLPSGLYEQTLLDLKRRIRSAQVRAALAVNQELILLYWQIGQTILEQQQREGWGTKVIDRLARDLKQEFPTLGGFSARNLKYMRAFAEAYPDPAFVQRCVAQIPWRHNLVLLDKLKQSEERAWYAQQSLENGWSRDVLALQIESNLYRRQGNAVTNFDRTLPQPQSDLAQQLIKDPYHLEFLTLGKEAQERDLEAALITHIRDFLLELGVGFAFVGSQYRLEVAGEEFFVDLLFYHLKLRCYVAIELKMTAFKPEYSGKMNFYVAAIDDLLRHPSDNPTIGIILCRDKNKTIAEYALRNVNSPIAISTHRLPKQLEDQLPTIEQLEMEINTVLSDLVEQVEQVEQAERP
- a CDS encoding CHAT domain-containing protein; the encoded protein is MTFRFRSQSLWLSACFGLLGVSTTLLPTPAFASTSLPSNALTVGSTEMSGLAQGRDRYRAGQFSEAILAWKAAAQQYQTAGDRLNQALALSYVSLGYQELSQWKEADIAIQESLNLLKAATPAADAILWAQSLNTQAKLLLSTGKAQAALDTWQQSQKYYEQAGDRVGSIGSQINQAQALQTLGFYRRSRQQLEALNQMLKAMPDSDIKVSGLRSLGSALHMIGANADSQKVLEQALEIARKLNLTTEVSDLLQNLGRATADLGNPDEALLYFEEADKVATAPLDRLQSRLQRFKLFADYGLTDEAAPLAPQILEQIQQLPASRTSLYTAINFAAMLNRFENPAQAVSIPAISQLLEKTVRSAQQLQDSQAEAHALNQWSQWYQRTKQWNEAKTLSQRSLQLARQIQADDIIAQSTWQLGKLHRIQGDRLEAIAHYTEAVKALQAMRGDLVAVNPDMQFSFRESVEPVYRELVALLLDGQPSQANLVQARDLIESLQVAELDNFFREACLDKTQQIDQIDPTATVVYPIILPDRLAIIHSTAGQPLRYYSTPKPQADVEQTLTEMLAALSPVSNIKDRNRLSKQLYDWLIRPAEEAQALKNTKTLVFVLDGRLRNIPMAALYDGKQYLVEKYAVTLSPGLQLMASQSLNSNQIDAIVGGISEARSGYAALPGVEAEVKKISKTVPAATLFNQEFTGSALAQEVNNSQANVVHLATHGQFSSRMEDTFLLTWDGQVNVKELSELLKKRQGDTTKPIELLVLSACDTATGDDRAVLGLAGLAVKSGARSTIASLWPVKDNAASQLMTSFYQQLRQPGISKAEALRQAQIELIQKTDFRDPFFWSAFVLVGNWQ